A part of Capsicum annuum cultivar UCD-10X-F1 chromosome 6, UCD10Xv1.1, whole genome shotgun sequence genomic DNA contains:
- the LOC107853090 gene encoding glycine-rich protein 5: MIGRGMRIGVLALLWLYVLGGSLVVARDLKNEDEKLFWMGKGGGFGAGFGAGYGIGVGIGGGVGKGGGVGSVFGKGGGVGGGFGGGFGKAGGFGVGYGKGGGIGGGIAGGFGKGGGFGKGGGFGGGFGKGYGIGSGVGGGFGKGGGIGSGIGGGFGKGGGFGGGFGIGGGIGGGFGGGFGKSTGWIGGGGYTKGGDFISKGERIGDSIGEGFGKGGGIDKEGGIGGGFGKGGGVEGGVVGGGFGKVGGFGGGIIGGHH; this comes from the coding sequence ATGATAGGCAGGGGAATGAGGATAGGAGTGTTAGCATTGCTTTGGCTTTATGTCCTAGGGGGGAGTTTGGTTGTTGCTAGAGATTTGAAAAATGAGGATGAAAAGCTTTTTTGGATGGGTAAAGGTGGTGGATTTGGAGCAGGATTTGGTGCAGGGTACGGTATTGGGGTTGGAATAGGTGGAGGCGTGGGTAAGGGTGGTGGAGTTGGCAGTGTGTTTGGCAAAGGAGGTGGAGTTGGTGGTGGCTTTGGGGGAGGATTTGGGAAGGCTGGCGGCTTTGGAGTTGGATATGGAAAAGGTGGAGGCATTGGAGGTGGCATTGCAGGAGGATTTGGAAAGGGTGGTGGCTTTGGAAAAGGTGGGGGCTTTGGAGGAGGATTTGGAAAAGGTTATGGAATTGGTAGCGGCGTTGGAGGAGGATTTGGAAAGGGTGGAGGTATTGGTAGTGGCATTGGAGGAGGATTCGGAAAGGGTGGTGGCTTTGGAGGTGGATTTGGAATaggtggtggcattggtggtggatTTGGAGGAGGATTTGGAAAGAGTACtggttggattggtggaggaggaTATACAAAGGGTGGAGATTTCATTAGCAAAGGTGAGAGGATTGGTGATAGCATAGGTGAGGGGTTTGGTAAGGGTGGTGGTATTGACAAAGAGGGTGGCATTGGTGGAGGATTTGGCAAAGGTGGCGGCGTCGAGGGAGGAGTAGTTGGCGGAGGCTTTGGCAAAGTTGGTGGATTTGGAGGTGGAATAATTGGTGGACATCACTAG